In Pedobacter heparinus DSM 2366, the following are encoded in one genomic region:
- a CDS encoding MFS transporter produces the protein MSSTKVLTQQHQGIATLLAFALLPLSGFATDIYIPSLPTMASTLQVSSLQVQLTLSLFLISYGISQLFIGSVLDSFGRYRLSLICLLIFAAASIVIANTHNIYLIYLMRIIHGFTVGTIIVAKRAYFVDLFTGDQLKHYLSLFSIIWSTGPIVAPFIGGYLQTAFGWESNFYFLALLAIVLAVLEYIYSGETLSHFSAFSLKKITGIYITMIKTASFSLGIVMLGLAYTMVMIYNMTGPFIVEHHLHFTPVVAGYSSLILGFAWMVGGFIGKATINRPFFKKMATNLIFQVIFVSTMLLSIQFISSLYTLILFAFLIHVTAGYIFNNYFTFCLGLFPKNAGIASGLTGGITYVIVSFLSYSIIAILPAKDEHHLGASYLVLTILSALVMFTIYSRHKKAGTQVTE, from the coding sequence TTGAGCAGTACAAAAGTTTTAACACAACAACACCAGGGCATAGCAACCCTGCTTGCATTTGCCCTGTTACCACTATCCGGCTTTGCAACTGATATCTATATCCCTTCTTTACCCACAATGGCCTCCACATTACAGGTAAGCAGTCTGCAGGTCCAGCTTACGCTAAGTCTTTTTCTCATCAGCTATGGCATCTCCCAGCTATTTATCGGCAGTGTGCTCGACAGCTTTGGCCGGTACCGTTTAAGCCTCATCTGCCTGCTCATCTTCGCCGCGGCCAGCATCGTCATTGCCAATACGCATAACATCTACCTCATTTATCTGATGCGCATCATACATGGTTTTACGGTAGGAACCATTATTGTAGCGAAAAGGGCATATTTTGTCGACTTGTTTACCGGCGATCAGCTGAAACACTATTTAAGTCTCTTTTCCATTATCTGGTCTACAGGTCCCATTGTCGCCCCGTTTATAGGCGGCTACCTGCAAACCGCTTTTGGCTGGGAATCCAATTTTTACTTCCTGGCTTTACTGGCCATTGTGCTGGCCGTTCTGGAGTATATTTACAGCGGCGAAACGCTGAGCCATTTTTCGGCTTTTTCCTTAAAAAAGATTACCGGCATCTATATCACCATGATCAAAACCGCAAGCTTTAGCCTGGGCATCGTGATGCTGGGCCTTGCTTATACCATGGTGATGATCTACAACATGACAGGCCCCTTTATCGTAGAACACCACTTACATTTTACACCTGTTGTTGCGGGTTACAGCTCACTCATCCTGGGCTTTGCCTGGATGGTAGGCGGATTCATAGGTAAGGCAACCATTAACAGGCCCTTCTTCAAAAAGATGGCCACCAACCTGATATTTCAGGTGATATTTGTATCAACCATGCTGCTCAGCATACAGTTCATTTCCAGTCTGTATACCTTAATCCTGTTCGCATTCCTCATCCATGTAACCGCCGGTTACATCTTTAACAATTATTTCACTTTCTGCCTCGGGTTGTTCCCTAAAAACGCTGGAATTGCCAGTGGTTTAACCGGTGGCATCACTTATGTAATTGTATCTTTTTTAAGCTATAGCATCATTGCCATTTTACCGGCAAAAGACGAGCATCACCTCGGAGCCAGTTACCTGGTACTGACCATACTCTCTGCCCTGGTCATGTTTACCATTTACAGTAGGCATAAAAAAGCCGGTACTCAGGTAACAGAATGA
- a CDS encoding LysR substrate-binding domain-containing protein, with protein sequence MISFANQIELRHLVYFKMLAEELHYRKAAEKLFISQSALSQQIKQLEQLIQISLFDRSNKKVALSESGKSLYKDAVQVLNKVESALTNLELIKIGNTGQLRIGFVASAMQSVLPGLLKNFHKECPNIKFQLDELNNREQLMALKNEELDLGFMRSNHVDAGYDIRSVYKETFSLVLPQNHPINAETFINIGQFREEPFILFPNDQSQLYYQQIINLCADQGFAPKIAHRSIHAPTIFKLVEYGMGVSVIPTSLAHTENKEIKFIELKKITQRTELYAVWKKKSQNPALPHLLEMLINFTV encoded by the coding sequence ATGATCAGTTTCGCTAATCAAATAGAACTCAGACATCTTGTGTATTTCAAAATGCTTGCCGAGGAGTTGCATTACCGTAAAGCTGCCGAAAAGCTGTTTATTTCCCAGTCTGCCTTAAGCCAGCAGATCAAACAACTGGAACAGCTGATCCAGATCTCCCTTTTTGACAGGTCCAATAAAAAAGTAGCCTTAAGTGAATCCGGAAAATCCTTATATAAGGATGCAGTCCAGGTGCTGAACAAGGTAGAATCTGCCCTTACCAATTTAGAGCTGATTAAAATAGGCAATACCGGACAGCTCAGAATTGGTTTCGTAGCCTCAGCAATGCAATCTGTTTTACCCGGATTGTTAAAAAATTTTCATAAAGAGTGTCCAAACATTAAATTTCAGCTCGATGAACTAAACAACAGGGAACAGTTAATGGCCTTAAAAAACGAAGAACTTGATCTGGGTTTCATGCGCTCCAACCATGTTGATGCGGGATATGACATCAGGAGTGTGTATAAAGAAACCTTTTCCCTGGTGCTGCCCCAAAATCACCCCATCAATGCAGAAACTTTTATAAATATAGGGCAGTTCAGAGAAGAACCTTTTATCCTGTTCCCAAATGACCAGAGTCAGTTATATTATCAGCAAATCATTAACCTGTGTGCTGATCAGGGCTTTGCACCTAAAATTGCCCACCGGTCCATCCATGCCCCAACTATTTTTAAATTGGTAGAATATGGAATGGGGGTCTCCGTTATCCCTACCTCTTTGGCGCATACTGAAAACAAGGAGATCAAATTCATCGAACTGAAAAAAATAACACAAAGAACTGAACTATACGCTGTATGGAAAAAGAAAAGCCAAAATCCGGCATTGCCGCACCTTTTAGAAATGCTTATAAATTTTACCGTATAA
- a CDS encoding saccharopine dehydrogenase C-terminal domain-containing protein, with the protein MIKKVLTLGLGKVGTLVGVLLSEQFEVTGMDKQQPHYPYTLPFKVITGDVTDAELMRKLIADHDAVVSALPYFLNKTIALIAQQTGSHYFDLTEDVETTAYIRELSKDATAVMAPQCGLAPGIIGVIGAHLSKDFEKIRSIEMRVGALPKYPNGQMAYSFTWSAAGVVNEYINDAEAIHNAERKRVISLQGKEAINIEGAAYEAFYTSGGLGTMCETYEGRVDKLDYKTIRYPGHCDLMNFLIHELHLKNDKQQLEELLKNAKPEVEEDVVLIYAVAEGWKDGQMKRNEFYKACAPIVIAGQRWRAISWTTAASLVAVIEMVANGSIPAKGFIKQEEISLESLLDTRTGSLFKS; encoded by the coding sequence ATGATAAAAAAAGTACTTACACTGGGACTTGGTAAAGTTGGGACACTGGTAGGCGTATTGCTGAGTGAGCAATTTGAGGTAACCGGCATGGATAAGCAACAGCCCCATTATCCATATACGCTGCCCTTTAAAGTAATTACCGGTGATGTGACAGATGCGGAACTGATGCGCAAGCTGATTGCGGACCATGATGCAGTAGTATCGGCACTGCCCTATTTTTTGAATAAAACCATTGCACTGATAGCGCAACAGACAGGTAGCCATTATTTTGATTTGACGGAGGATGTAGAAACTACCGCTTACATCAGGGAGCTGAGTAAGGATGCAACTGCGGTGATGGCGCCCCAATGTGGCCTGGCCCCGGGAATTATTGGTGTTATAGGTGCACATCTGAGTAAGGACTTTGAAAAGATCCGTTCTATAGAAATGCGTGTGGGTGCTTTGCCAAAATACCCCAATGGACAAATGGCCTATTCCTTTACCTGGTCGGCCGCCGGTGTGGTAAATGAGTACATTAACGATGCAGAAGCTATACACAATGCTGAGCGGAAACGCGTAATTTCTTTACAGGGTAAAGAAGCGATTAACATTGAGGGGGCGGCCTATGAGGCTTTTTATACTTCAGGTGGCTTGGGCACGATGTGTGAGACCTATGAAGGCAGAGTGGATAAGCTGGATTACAAAACGATCCGTTATCCGGGGCATTGCGACCTGATGAATTTTTTGATCCATGAACTGCACCTGAAAAATGATAAGCAACAGCTGGAAGAGCTCTTAAAAAATGCCAAGCCCGAAGTAGAAGAAGATGTAGTGTTGATTTATGCAGTTGCAGAAGGCTGGAAAGATGGGCAGATGAAAAGAAATGAGTTTTACAAAGCCTGTGCGCCGATTGTAATTGCGGGGCAGCGCTGGAGGGCAATTTCCTGGACTACCGCTGCAAGTCTGGTTGCAGTAATAGAAATGGTAGCCAATGGTTCGATTCCGGCCAAAGGATTTATTAAACAGGAAGAGATTTCACTTGAATCGTTACTGGACACCAGAACCGGTAGCTTATTTAAATCATAA
- a CDS encoding CDGSH iron-sulfur domain-containing protein, producing the protein MSKTKLTINNNGSVKIEGDFEIVDRNGNAYGLQGRTVLSICRCGLSKNKPFCDGSHNGHFEHEAVAFELPPKKV; encoded by the coding sequence ATGTCGAAAACGAAACTTACAATTAACAATAACGGATCAGTGAAAATAGAAGGTGATTTTGAAATTGTTGACAGAAATGGCAATGCTTATGGCTTACAGGGGAGAACAGTATTGTCCATTTGCCGTTGCGGGCTGTCAAAAAACAAACCTTTTTGTGATGGTTCCCATAACGGACATTTTGAGCATGAGGCTGTTGCATTTGAACTTCCTCCTAAAAAAGTTTAA
- a CDS encoding DUF4142 domain-containing protein: MKSLRIFAILLILACLVYSCSSSRSSSAEEGKKRRKITGVTPGIKNPSRGVINASGDGLTPGIGQSNGAGSEENATSIANNAIAKANAMVRVNQQKLAAMSDEELVNKMLTDQQIEVKRSENAVRTTANTRIKDYAAMVLTDHAEIQHDLKKLSGSKNMALVTLKSLNVSSRTDLEFVEQMIESNQNMIALYTAAGKSKDPAIRAFALKQLPVLRKHLEAAQELTKVFKPKQ; the protein is encoded by the coding sequence ATGAAAAGTCTCCGAATATTTGCAATTCTTCTGATATTGGCCTGTTTAGTTTATTCCTGTTCATCTTCCAGGAGTTCATCTGCTGAGGAGGGTAAAAAGCGAAGAAAAATAACAGGTGTAACCCCGGGGATTAAAAACCCGAGCAGGGGGGTAATCAATGCAAGTGGAGACGGCCTTACACCCGGAATCGGTCAGTCAAATGGTGCAGGTTCAGAAGAAAATGCGACCAGTATTGCCAATAATGCAATTGCAAAAGCCAATGCGATGGTGAGGGTGAATCAGCAGAAGTTAGCGGCTATGAGTGATGAAGAACTTGTCAATAAGATGTTAACCGATCAGCAAATTGAAGTTAAGCGGAGTGAAAACGCTGTAAGAACAACTGCAAATACCCGGATTAAGGATTATGCTGCTATGGTTTTGACTGACCATGCAGAGATTCAACATGATTTAAAAAAGCTTTCAGGGAGCAAAAACATGGCCCTGGTTACATTAAAATCCCTTAATGTTTCCAGCAGAACCGATCTGGAATTTGTTGAACAGATGATCGAAAGCAATCAGAACATGATAGCGCTTTATACTGCCGCCGGTAAGTCTAAAGACCCGGCCATAAGAGCGTTTGCCTTAAAACAATTGCCTGTGTTGAGAAAACACCTTGAGGCGGCCCAGGAACTGACCAAAGTATTTAAGCCAAAGCAATAG
- a CDS encoding nuclear transport factor 2 family protein — protein MSAFLTTQTKSIVRQFYEALANRELEKLLLLFSTEPDWDVPGNQELAPWLGKRSNRKEIRDFFVLLWENIEPVSADIDHILAEGDFAVVTGSFSSVMLRTGEVYASMFSAHFTVADGQIVRYRLQEDSYGLVEALSLPKPV, from the coding sequence ATGTCAGCATTCTTAACTACCCAAACAAAAAGCATTGTCCGTCAGTTTTATGAGGCTTTGGCCAATCGTGAACTCGAAAAATTGTTACTTCTTTTTTCAACAGAGCCAGACTGGGATGTACCAGGTAATCAGGAACTGGCCCCATGGCTGGGGAAGAGAAGTAACCGTAAAGAAATACGTGATTTTTTTGTATTGCTGTGGGAAAACATTGAGCCGGTGAGTGCGGATATTGACCATATTCTGGCTGAAGGAGATTTTGCTGTGGTTACAGGCTCGTTCAGTTCTGTAATGTTAAGGACCGGGGAAGTTTATGCCTCCATGTTTTCTGCACATTTTACAGTTGCTGATGGGCAGATTGTTCGTTACCGGCTACAGGAAGATAGTTATGGCCTGGTTGAGGCCCTGAGTTTACCAAAGCCAGTATAG
- a CDS encoding arabinose isomerase, whose translation MTDPIASVSAKQSFLPNNSKSTLKIGLFGIGLDTYWPQFEGLKKRLEGYLAIVEQKLGAIHPAVLNAGLVDSPDKAFAAGRLFKTEDVDVIFLHVTTYALSSTVLPVVQRAKVPVIILNLSPEAAIDYTAFNAMTDRTKMTGEWLSYCSACPVPEIANVFNRTGIKFHQITGMLQHDPECWNEITEWVEAAKVANMMFYNRMGCMGHYYSGMLDIYSDLTQQYAHFGGHIELLEVEELASLRKAVTPAEMNERLQLFYETFDVQKDCAKEELEKAAVTSVALDRLADKHQLGSMAYYYKGTGNIENEEAISSIILGNSLLTARGIPVAGEYEIKNAQAMKIMDCFGAGGSFTEYYAMDFNDDVVLMGHDGPGHIAIAEGKTKVRPLGVYHGKVGKGVSVEMSVKNGPVTLLSVVEQKGGSLMLLVAEAEAVPGPILQIGNTNSRYKFPVGARNFVNSWNSYGPAHHCAIGLGHISSKIEKLGQLLNMDVVKVC comes from the coding sequence ATGACTGACCCTATCGCATCCGTTTCAGCAAAGCAATCATTTTTACCGAACAATTCAAAATCGACACTAAAAATAGGTTTGTTTGGTATTGGATTAGACACTTACTGGCCACAGTTTGAAGGCTTAAAAAAACGGCTGGAAGGCTATCTGGCTATAGTTGAGCAGAAACTCGGGGCTATCCATCCTGCCGTTTTAAATGCAGGTTTGGTAGACAGCCCCGATAAGGCTTTTGCTGCCGGCAGGTTGTTTAAAACAGAAGATGTAGATGTGATCTTTTTACATGTGACCACTTATGCCTTATCGTCGACGGTATTACCGGTGGTTCAGCGCGCCAAGGTACCCGTTATTATACTTAACCTGAGTCCGGAAGCCGCTATAGATTATACCGCCTTTAATGCCATGACAGACAGGACCAAGATGACGGGTGAATGGCTGTCTTACTGCTCTGCCTGTCCGGTTCCTGAAATTGCCAATGTATTTAACCGTACAGGCATAAAATTTCATCAGATTACCGGGATGCTGCAGCACGATCCGGAATGCTGGAACGAGATTACAGAATGGGTAGAAGCGGCAAAGGTGGCCAACATGATGTTTTATAACCGGATGGGCTGTATGGGGCATTATTATAGTGGTATGCTGGACATTTATTCTGACCTGACCCAGCAGTATGCACATTTTGGGGGCCATATAGAATTGCTTGAAGTAGAGGAACTGGCCAGTTTGCGGAAAGCCGTAACGCCAGCGGAAATGAACGAAAGGCTGCAGTTGTTTTACGAAACCTTTGACGTGCAAAAGGATTGCGCTAAAGAAGAACTGGAAAAAGCGGCGGTTACCTCGGTGGCCCTGGATAGATTGGCGGACAAACATCAGCTGGGTTCGATGGCTTATTATTATAAAGGCACGGGGAATATTGAGAATGAAGAAGCCATCAGTTCAATCATTCTGGGCAATTCACTTTTGACTGCGCGGGGAATTCCTGTGGCAGGCGAATATGAAATAAAAAATGCGCAGGCCATGAAAATTATGGATTGTTTTGGTGCGGGAGGCTCATTTACAGAATACTATGCAATGGACTTTAACGACGACGTAGTGCTGATGGGACATGATGGACCCGGACATATTGCCATTGCAGAAGGTAAAACAAAAGTTCGTCCTTTAGGTGTATACCATGGCAAAGTTGGCAAGGGGGTATCTGTGGAGATGTCGGTAAAAAACGGGCCTGTAACTTTATTGTCAGTAGTAGAACAGAAAGGGGGCAGCCTGATGCTGCTGGTAGCCGAGGCTGAAGCAGTACCGGGTCCGATATTGCAGATTGGCAATACCAACAGCAGGTATAAATTCCCTGTTGGTGCCAGAAATTTTGTAAACAGCTGGAACAGTTACGGCCCTGCACATCACTGTGCAATTGGTTTAGGACACATCAGCTCAAAAATTGAAAAGCTGGGCCAGTTATTAAACATGGATGTGGTTAAGGTGTGTTAA
- a CDS encoding BamA/TamA family outer membrane protein: MPDSNISFKNKWIPILALLVGMPWGYAQAQTIDSLRTDPIKRDSSYTQYDIGDLFNSIFHPKRKSTNPAKKSAVTIIPNFAYNPSIGAQIGIKAVAGKILGKDPHTLMSIAATSASITTKGIIYFYLNHNVYTPGNKWNLQGSLVAAKTVLPDFGLGIGKAATGSEADMILSNPGRKPYVLHAEYYNFREKIYKQVQPNLFLGAGVSFEIRRKIEDRANTSNALTPYNIYSDKYGFNRDHYQSNGLLFNLQYTTRDNQNRAYKGIYVDAGIRLNQTWMGSSKSAMQITTDFRKYWSLSSSNPEHVIAFWNWGSYLINGALPYLELPGTGRDTYFRSGRGYTVTYFKGPQYFYSELEYRFPITRNKFISGVAFGNIQTANDDLGTALFQEWQPGGGAGLRVLFNKATRTNLCLDYAFGKYGSKGFFLGLTEAF; the protein is encoded by the coding sequence ATGCCAGATAGCAATATATCTTTTAAAAACAAATGGATCCCCATACTTGCCCTGCTCGTTGGTATGCCCTGGGGTTACGCACAGGCGCAAACCATTGATTCATTAAGGACTGACCCTATAAAAAGGGACAGCAGCTATACCCAATACGATATTGGTGATCTTTTTAACAGTATTTTTCATCCTAAGCGGAAAAGTACTAACCCGGCAAAAAAATCAGCTGTAACCATCATTCCTAATTTTGCATATAACCCAAGTATAGGGGCACAGATCGGCATAAAGGCAGTTGCGGGTAAAATATTGGGAAAAGACCCGCATACACTCATGTCCATTGCCGCAACTTCAGCATCTATAACCACTAAAGGCATCATTTACTTTTACCTTAACCACAATGTATATACACCTGGTAATAAATGGAACCTCCAGGGAAGCCTGGTTGCCGCAAAAACCGTATTGCCAGATTTTGGATTGGGCATAGGTAAAGCTGCCACAGGTAGCGAAGCCGACATGATCCTCAGTAATCCCGGCCGAAAACCCTATGTACTTCACGCAGAATATTACAATTTCAGGGAAAAGATATACAAGCAGGTGCAGCCAAACTTATTTCTGGGTGCCGGGGTATCCTTCGAGATCAGAAGGAAAATTGAAGATCGCGCAAATACCAGCAATGCACTTACGCCATATAACATCTATAGCGACAAATACGGCTTTAACCGTGACCATTATCAATCTAATGGCTTATTGTTTAACCTGCAGTATACTACGCGCGACAACCAGAACCGTGCTTATAAAGGCATTTATGTTGATGCCGGCATCCGCCTTAACCAAACCTGGATGGGCAGTTCTAAAAGTGCTATGCAGATTACCACCGATTTCAGAAAATACTGGAGTCTCTCCAGCAGCAATCCTGAACATGTTATCGCCTTTTGGAACTGGGGCTCCTACCTGATCAATGGGGCCCTTCCCTATCTGGAACTGCCAGGTACCGGAAGGGATACCTACTTCCGCAGTGGAAGGGGCTATACAGTTACCTATTTTAAAGGCCCGCAATATTTTTATTCAGAGCTGGAATACCGTTTTCCGATCACAAGGAATAAATTTATAAGTGGTGTTGCTTTTGGCAATATACAAACGGCCAATGACGACCTCGGTACAGCACTGTTTCAGGAATGGCAGCCAGGTGGCGGTGCAGGCTTACGTGTATTGTTTAACAAAGCCACACGAACTAACCTCTGCCTGGATTATGCCTTTGGAAAATATGGTTCAAAGGGGTTCTTCCTGGGCCTCACTGAAGCCTTTTAA